The nucleotide window TTTAAGATGGCCCATGAGGGAGTGGGTTTCAAAAAACATAATAATGTCTCAGTAAATATCTATAGAGTGCTTAAATCATTGCCTTAGTAATATAGAGAGTTAACTATTTACACTGTTACAGAATCTTCTAATACTTGTAAGAGATATAAAAAAAAAGCCATACATGAGACATGTATGGCTTAATAACGAATGTATAAAGGCTAATTTCTTAGCTGATAACAGCCTTCATATAATCTCTTCTCATTTCAGCAATCGCTGAGATAGAAATACCTTTCGGACAAACTGCTTCACATTCAGCAAAGTTTGAACAATCGCCGAAGCCTTCTTCTTGCATTTGTTCTACCATTGCAACAGCTCTATTGCTACGCTCAACTTCACCTTGTGGGAATTTGTTGAGGTGAGCTAATTTAGCACCTGTAAACAAGGAAGCTGAAGCGTTTGGACATGCTGCCACACAAGCTCCACAACCAATACACGTAGCGTAATCGAATGCTTCATCAGATAATTCTTTTTCAACTGGAAGTGCATTTGCTTCTTGAGCTGAACCAGTTTTTACTGAAACATAACCACCTGCTTCGATGATACGATCGAAAGCACCACGATCCACAACTAAATCCTTAATTACAGGAAATGCTGCTGCTCTTGGAGGTTCGATGGTAATATGATCACCGTCTTTGTAGTTACGCATATGAAGCTGACAACAAGCTACTTTTGCTTTTGGGCCATGTGCTTGTCCGTTGATCACCAAGTTGCACGATCCACAAATACCTTCACGGCAATCGTAATCAAACTCAACAGGTTCTTTACCTTCTAGCTGAAGTTCTTCATTTAATACGTCCAACATTTCAAGGAAGGACATATGTTCGTTCACATTGTCTAAGGTATACTCTTCGAAATGACCTTCAACGTCAGGACCAGCCTGTTTCCAGTATTTCAAATGTATTTTCATGTCTTTACTCATAATATGTTCCTTACTTGTAGCTACGCTGCTTTAGTTCAACGTATTCAAATTCAAGATTTTCTTTATGTAGTTCTTCTTGTAGCTCACCATTTAGGCCTTTGTATTCCCAAGCTGCTACGTATGAATAGTCTTCATCGTTTCTGATTGCTTCACCTTCTTCCGATTGGAATTCCTCACGGAGGTGACAACCACATGACTCTTCACGATCAAGGGCATCTTTTGCCATCAACTCAGCTAGTTCAAAGAAATCAGCTACACGACCTGCAAATTCCAAGTACTTATTGTAGTTATTCTTTTCGCCTGGTACGTACACATTTTGCCAGAACTCTTCACGAAGTGCTTGAATTTCTTTAATAGCACTTTGTAGGTCTTCTCTATTTCTAGCAATACCGATTTTATCCCAAACAATTTTACCTAAAGTTCGGTGGAAATCGATAATGGTTCGTTTACCTTTGATGCTCAGTAGCTTATCAATCTTTTCTTGAGCTTCTTGCTCTACAGCTTTGAATGCCTCATGGTCGGTACCATAACGCTTACCTGGCTCTAGGTCGGCTAAGTAGTTACCAATGGTAGCTGGTAATACAAAGTAACCGTCACTTAAACCTTGCATCAATGCACTAGCACCTAATCGGTTTGCACCGTGATCAGAGAAGTTCGCTTCTCCAGTAGCAAATAAGCCCGGTACATTGGTCATTAAGTTGTAATCAACCCAAAGCCCACCCATTGTGTAATGCACAGCAGGATAAATCTTCATTGGTTGCTCGTATGGGTTCTCACCTGCGATATTTTCGTACATATCAAACAGGTTACCATATTTCGCTTCAATTGTATCTCTACCGTCGCGCTTAATAGCATCACGGAAATCAAGGTAAACAGCTAAGCCTGTTTCGCCCACACCTAAACCTTGATCACATACAATTTTTGCATTACGAGAAGCTACATCACGAGGCACTAAGTTTCCGAAACTTGGATACTTCTCCTCTAGGTAGTAGAAACGTTCTGCATCTGGAATATCATTAGGATGACGTTTGTCTCCTTTCTTCTTTGGCACCCAAACTCTACCATCATTTCTCAAACTTTCACTCATTAGAGTAAGCTTCGACTGGTAGTCGCCCGATACTGGGATACAAGTTGGGTGAACCTGCACATAACAAGGGTTTGCGAAAAGAGCACCACGCTTGTGCGCTCTCCAAGCCGCTGTTACGTTCGAGTTCTTAGCGTTGGTTGAAAGATAGAACACGTTGCCGTAACCACCAGTTGCAAGTACAACTGCATCAGCTTCCCAACGCTTCAACTCACCACTTACTAAATCTCTTGTGATGATACCACGTGCTTGGCCATCAATGATAACTACATCAAGCATCTCGTGGCGTGGATGGTAATCAATCTTGCCTGTATTAACTTGGCGCATCATTGCTTGGTATGCACCTAACAATAACTGCTGACCTGTTTGACCACGTGCATAAAACGTACGTGATACTTGAGCTCCACCAAACGAACGGTTTGCGAGTAATCCACCATACTCACGAGCAAAAGGAACCCCTTGTGCTACTGCTTGGTCAATAATATTGTTTGCCACTTCAGCCAAACGATAAACATTGGCTTCACGTGATCTATAATCGCCACCCTTGATTGTATCATAAAATAAACGATAGATGCTATCGCCATCATTTGGGTAATTTTTAGCGGCGTTGATACCACCCTGAGCTGCAATACTGTGCGCTCTACGAGCAGAATCTTGAATACAAAAACTCTTTACATTGTAGCCTAGTTCAGCCATAGTAGCTGCGGCTGCACCACCTGCTAATCCGGTTCCTACAACAATTACTTCATATTTCCGCTTGTTATTAGGAGCAACAAGCTTCATGTTTTTCTTATGCTGCTTCCATTTTTCTTCTAACGGGCCTTCAGGTACTTTTGCGTCTAATTTCATCTTCAAATTCCTTTAGTATGATATTAATGAACCTTCGCCGCCTGTAAAGTAGATGTACAGCGGGATAAAAATAAATGCTAGCATAATTACGATTGCAAAACCGTAAGCCGCTAACTGAACTTTCTTTGAGCCTTTGCCATTTTTCATCGTTAATGAAGTAAATGCACTCCAAAATCCATGAGAAAGGTGTAGGATAAGTAAGCTTAATACAAAGGTGTAACCGAATGCATAAAGTGGCTCTGTAAATTTCTCAATAACAAGTGCACGGAGATCTCTTCCCATCTCACCCGTTGATAACTGAACCATCTCAGTGTCACCAAACTTGAACGTCCATATATGGAAAACAAGGAAAACTAAAGTGATGATACCCGTATAAATCATGCTTCGTGAAGCAAGCGATTGGTGGCTAGCTCCGCCTTTAGTTTGATATTTCTTATACCCCTCTGGACGCGCCTTGCGACGGTTCAACCAAATTGAAATACCTAAAATTGTGTGATATAAAAAGAAGAATGCTAGACCTGCTTCAATTACATATAGCAGCGGCCCTAAGTCTTCAAGTGTTTTAGTGTAAATATTGAAAGCATCAGGTGAACCAAAAATAGATAAGTTCCCAACTATATGACCTACTAAGAATAGCATTAAGCCTATTCCTGTAATGCCGGTCATGATCTTTCGTCCTACCTGCGAATTAATCGCTTTAAGAAGTGAAGGCATAAATGTGTAGTTAAGTTTATTTGCGTTTATAACAAGCACAATGCTTGCGGAGTTTCATTATTTATTGAAACTTTGATCTGCCAAATTTCGCCCCGAAAATCGTTCTTTCCTATTTCAATGGCAAGACAGAATCACTCTAAATACCACAGTGAAATCAGAGTTTATTTCTTTTAACTTCCAATAAATTAAAAAAACGGATTATTCTGAAGACAGTAGCTACCTCTCACCAAATCGTTTACAAAGATCGAGGCTCAAAATTCCTTGCTATTTTATTCCCTGCTCGCAATGAAGAAGCATTCCAAAATAAACTTCAAGAGTTAAGAACGGAATACTGGGATGCTACCCATCACTGCAATGCGTATCGCATCAATCCCGAGCAGCCCATCGAATTTAGCAGTGATGACGGTGAACCCGGTGGCACAGCTGGTTTACCTATGCTGAATCAATTGAAGTCAGCCAATCTTGTTGATGTTGGAGCCATAGTAGTTCGTTATTTCGGTGGCACAAAA belongs to Balneola vulgaris DSM 17893 and includes:
- a CDS encoding succinate dehydrogenase/fumarate reductase iron-sulfur subunit — translated: MSKDMKIHLKYWKQAGPDVEGHFEEYTLDNVNEHMSFLEMLDVLNEELQLEGKEPVEFDYDCREGICGSCNLVINGQAHGPKAKVACCQLHMRNYKDGDHITIEPPRAAAFPVIKDLVVDRGAFDRIIEAGGYVSVKTGSAQEANALPVEKELSDEAFDYATCIGCGACVAACPNASASLFTGAKLAHLNKFPQGEVERSNRAVAMVEQMQEEGFGDCSNFAECEAVCPKGISISAIAEMRRDYMKAVIS
- a CDS encoding fumarate reductase/succinate dehydrogenase flavoprotein subunit; the encoded protein is MKLDAKVPEGPLEEKWKQHKKNMKLVAPNNKRKYEVIVVGTGLAGGAAAATMAELGYNVKSFCIQDSARRAHSIAAQGGINAAKNYPNDGDSIYRLFYDTIKGGDYRSREANVYRLAEVANNIIDQAVAQGVPFAREYGGLLANRSFGGAQVSRTFYARGQTGQQLLLGAYQAMMRQVNTGKIDYHPRHEMLDVVIIDGQARGIITRDLVSGELKRWEADAVVLATGGYGNVFYLSTNAKNSNVTAAWRAHKRGALFANPCYVQVHPTCIPVSGDYQSKLTLMSESLRNDGRVWVPKKKGDKRHPNDIPDAERFYYLEEKYPSFGNLVPRDVASRNAKIVCDQGLGVGETGLAVYLDFRDAIKRDGRDTIEAKYGNLFDMYENIAGENPYEQPMKIYPAVHYTMGGLWVDYNLMTNVPGLFATGEANFSDHGANRLGASALMQGLSDGYFVLPATIGNYLADLEPGKRYGTDHEAFKAVEQEAQEKIDKLLSIKGKRTIIDFHRTLGKIVWDKIGIARNREDLQSAIKEIQALREEFWQNVYVPGEKNNYNKYLEFAGRVADFFELAELMAKDALDREESCGCHLREEFQSEEGEAIRNDEDYSYVAAWEYKGLNGELQEELHKENLEFEYVELKQRSYK
- a CDS encoding succinate dehydrogenase cytochrome b subunit, which produces MPSLLKAINSQVGRKIMTGITGIGLMLFLVGHIVGNLSIFGSPDAFNIYTKTLEDLGPLLYVIEAGLAFFFLYHTILGISIWLNRRKARPEGYKKYQTKGGASHQSLASRSMIYTGIITLVFLVFHIWTFKFGDTEMVQLSTGEMGRDLRALVIEKFTEPLYAFGYTFVLSLLILHLSHGFWSAFTSLTMKNGKGSKKVQLAAYGFAIVIMLAFIFIPLYIYFTGGEGSLISY